A genomic stretch from Pyxidicoccus trucidator includes:
- a CDS encoding TIGR04563 family protein → MAGTDKRKQSLYFPEEMLKEIQEEATRQDRSLSWVVQQAWKIARERIKSFPAVNDVTGDERQDPREE, encoded by the coding sequence ATGGCAGGCACTGACAAGCGCAAGCAGTCGCTGTACTTCCCCGAGGAGATGCTGAAGGAGATCCAGGAGGAAGCGACCCGCCAGGACCGCTCCCTGTCGTGGGTCGTTCAGCAGGCGTGGAAGATCGCCCGTGAGCGCATCAAGTCGTTCCCCGCCGTGAACGACGTGACTGGCGACGAGCGCCAGGACCCACGGGAGGAGTAG
- the glmM gene encoding phosphoglucosamine mutase, protein MAYRMNMPPKEERASQKLFGTDGVRGKANVYPMTAEVAMQLGRALAFLIRNGPHRHRVIIGKDTRLSGYMLEQALAAGIISMGVDVELVGPLPTPGISNLTTSMRADAGAVISASHNPYEDNGIKFFWRDGFKLPDETEGKIEELVSSGSIDSIRPTATKIGRAFRMEDARGRYIVFLKATFPRELTLEGMTVVVDCANGAAYKTAPAVLEELGAKVITLGVNPDGKNINHKCGALHPEGLARAVVKHGAHIGIALDGDADRLIVVDEKGKVVDGDAIMAICTDELVARKLLKKKTLVTTVMSNIGLERAVSKLGVKVARTRVGDRYVVDEMRRNGYNLGGEQSGHLIFLDHTTTGDGTLAALQLLAVMCRSGKPLSELSSIFEPVPQTLLNVVVKQKKELGEMPEVMKAIKSVEQRLGNAGRVLVRFSGTEPKVRVLIEGEDAVRNEAYAREIAAALSKTLNG, encoded by the coding sequence ATGGCGTACAGGATGAACATGCCTCCGAAGGAGGAGCGGGCGTCGCAGAAGCTGTTCGGCACGGACGGCGTGCGCGGCAAGGCGAACGTCTACCCGATGACGGCCGAGGTGGCGATGCAGCTCGGGCGTGCGCTCGCGTTCCTCATCCGCAACGGGCCGCACCGGCACCGCGTCATCATCGGCAAGGACACGCGGCTGTCGGGCTACATGCTCGAGCAGGCGCTGGCCGCCGGCATCATCTCCATGGGCGTGGACGTGGAGCTCGTGGGCCCGCTGCCGACGCCGGGCATCTCCAACCTCACCACCTCCATGCGGGCGGACGCGGGCGCGGTCATCTCCGCTTCCCACAACCCGTACGAGGACAACGGCATCAAGTTCTTCTGGCGCGACGGCTTCAAGCTGCCGGACGAGACGGAGGGGAAGATTGAAGAGCTGGTGTCCAGCGGCTCCATCGACTCCATCCGCCCCACGGCCACGAAGATTGGCCGGGCGTTCCGCATGGAGGACGCGCGCGGCCGCTACATCGTGTTCCTCAAGGCCACCTTCCCGCGCGAGCTGACCCTGGAGGGGATGACCGTCGTCGTGGACTGCGCCAACGGCGCGGCCTACAAGACGGCGCCCGCCGTGCTGGAGGAGCTGGGCGCCAAGGTGATTACCCTCGGCGTGAACCCGGACGGCAAGAACATCAACCACAAGTGCGGCGCGCTCCACCCGGAGGGCCTGGCTCGCGCGGTGGTGAAGCACGGTGCCCACATCGGCATCGCGCTGGACGGCGACGCGGACCGCCTCATCGTCGTGGACGAGAAGGGCAAGGTGGTGGACGGCGACGCCATCATGGCCATCTGCACGGACGAGCTGGTGGCCCGCAAGCTGCTCAAGAAGAAGACGCTCGTGACGACGGTGATGAGCAACATCGGCCTGGAGCGCGCGGTGTCCAAGCTGGGCGTCAAGGTGGCCCGCACCCGCGTGGGCGACCGCTACGTCGTCGATGAGATGCGCCGCAACGGCTACAACCTGGGCGGCGAGCAGAGCGGTCACCTCATCTTCCTGGACCACACCACCACCGGCGACGGCACCCTGGCGGCGCTGCAGTTGCTGGCGGTCATGTGCCGCTCGGGCAAGCCGCTGAGCGAGCTGTCCTCCATCTTCGAGCCGGTGCCCCAGACGCTGCTCAACGTGGTGGTGAAGCAGAAGAAGGAGCTCGGCGAGATGCCGGAGGTGATGAAGGCCATCAAGAGCGTGGAGCAGCGGCTGGGCAATGCCGGCCGCGTGCTGGTGCGCTTCTCCGGCACGGAGCCCAAGGTGCGCGTGCTCATCGAGGGCGAGGACGCCGTCCGCAACGAGGCGTACGCCAGGGAGATCGCCGCGGCGCTCTCCAAGACACTCAACGGCTGA
- the folP gene encoding dihydropteroate synthase, whose protein sequence is MPRARPIVADRPEDLLLAFRRLGLPPSAREYLLEKLPHAQLLLTGLAKEEGHFLQSLHATATAPGLEEYPAWIPGDAKARPGTGLLTGRKEQFDRLLATARLESPPLTALAATVERALEAGKASGALELGGRTFAWGTRTYVMGVVNVTPDSFSDGGRFFDAEAAIAHGVALAEAGADLLDVGGESTRPGSQPVDAEEEVARVLPVIQGLRARTSVPLSVDTTKAAVAREVLKAGAHLINDITGFRSDPDLPRVVAEAGAACCLMHIQGTPATMQQSPRYDDVVDEVLAFLEDALARAEAAGVPRGRILLDPGIGFGKTVDHNLFLLRRLGELRVLGLPLLVGTSRKGFLGKLTGGKPATERLAATLGSVAAMAALGGADVVRVHDVVEARDALVVADAIRQGMEGGLLYGR, encoded by the coding sequence ATGCCTCGTGCCCGTCCGATTGTCGCCGACCGTCCGGAGGATCTGCTGCTCGCCTTCCGGCGGCTGGGGCTGCCCCCGTCCGCCCGCGAGTACCTGCTGGAGAAGCTCCCCCACGCCCAGCTGCTCCTCACAGGGCTGGCGAAGGAGGAGGGGCACTTCCTCCAGTCCCTCCACGCCACCGCCACGGCGCCCGGGCTGGAGGAGTACCCCGCCTGGATTCCCGGTGACGCGAAGGCGCGGCCAGGCACGGGGCTGCTCACGGGGCGCAAGGAGCAGTTCGACCGGCTGCTGGCCACGGCACGCTTGGAGTCGCCCCCGCTGACGGCACTGGCCGCCACGGTGGAGCGGGCACTGGAGGCGGGGAAGGCCTCTGGCGCGCTGGAGCTGGGTGGGCGCACCTTCGCGTGGGGCACGCGCACCTACGTCATGGGCGTGGTGAACGTGACGCCGGACAGCTTCTCCGACGGCGGGCGCTTCTTCGACGCGGAGGCCGCCATTGCCCACGGCGTGGCGCTGGCGGAGGCGGGCGCGGATCTGCTCGATGTAGGTGGAGAGTCCACCCGTCCCGGCTCCCAGCCGGTGGACGCGGAGGAGGAGGTGGCGCGGGTGCTGCCCGTCATCCAGGGCCTGCGGGCGCGGACCTCCGTGCCCCTGTCGGTGGACACCACCAAGGCGGCCGTCGCCCGCGAGGTGCTGAAGGCGGGCGCGCACCTCATCAACGACATCACCGGCTTCCGCTCCGACCCCGACTTGCCGCGCGTGGTGGCCGAGGCGGGGGCGGCCTGCTGTCTCATGCACATCCAGGGCACTCCGGCCACCATGCAGCAGTCGCCGCGCTACGACGACGTGGTGGACGAGGTGCTGGCCTTCCTGGAGGACGCCCTGGCGCGGGCGGAGGCGGCGGGGGTGCCACGCGGGCGCATCCTCCTGGACCCGGGCATCGGCTTCGGGAAGACGGTCGACCACAACCTCTTCCTGCTGCGCCGCCTGGGCGAATTGCGCGTGCTGGGGCTGCCGCTGCTGGTGGGCACCAGCCGGAAGGGCTTCCTCGGCAAGCTGACGGGGGGCAAGCCAGCCACCGAGCGGCTGGCGGCGACGCTGGGCTCCGTGGCCGCCATGGCCGCCCTGGGGGGCGCTGACGTGGTCCGGGTGCACGACGTGGTGGAGGCCCGGGACGCCCTGGTCGTGGCGGATGCGATCCGGCAAGGAATGGAGGGTGGCCTGCTGTACGGGCGGTAA
- a CDS encoding TIGR04563 family protein — protein sequence MATTDHRKQSLYFPEDMLEEIQREATRQDRSLSWIVQQAWKVARGDIRKMPSVNDVLSPPPRPAPAPVAAAVAPTAAVPVVAAASSSDESK from the coding sequence ATGGCCACGACCGACCATCGCAAGCAGAGTCTCTACTTCCCCGAGGACATGCTGGAGGAGATCCAGCGTGAGGCGACGCGGCAGGACCGCTCGCTCTCGTGGATCGTGCAGCAGGCGTGGAAGGTGGCGCGCGGCGACATCCGGAAGATGCCTTCCGTGAATGACGTGCTGAGCCCGCCGCCCCGTCCCGCGCCGGCGCCCGTCGCCGCGGCGGTGGCTCCCACGGCCGCAGTGCCGGTGGTAGCCGCGGCCTCGTCCTCGGACGAGTCCAAGTAG
- a CDS encoding NAD(P)H-hydrate dehydratase → MLRVLTAAQMRQAELDAEEHHGMPSALLMENAGRGLAEVARSVAGPEGRVTVLCGPGNNGGDGLVAARFLQEGGARVLVALVGDAAKLTVESKRNLAALKGFGVVPRSLASLPELGHGDVVVDALFGTGLSRAPAGEFAEAIGAISRWRFAGAKVVAADVPSGLQSDTGEPFSPCVEADVTVAFGFLKPGQVLEPGASLCGRVRRVDIGMGGEASKDLSGPKLLVVEEADARATLPVRRADSHKGTFGHVLVVAGSRGKTGAAALVAKSALRSGAGLVTVAARGDALDTIQSHSAEIMGTPLDGTGPLGLSDLNALLAAAEGKDALVMGPGIPRGPETGALIGELLSRLELPAVLDADALNAVATDLSVLRKAKGPVVLTPHPGEMARLTGKPTKEVQTRRLELVKQLSSGLGVTVVLKGDRTLTAHPDGRVFINTTGNPGMATGGSGDVLSGLCGAFLAQGFPMPDAVWTAVYAHGLAGDMAAARRGQLGLIAGDLVEQGLCDLWVRWGR, encoded by the coding sequence ATGTTGCGAGTCCTCACCGCGGCCCAGATGCGTCAGGCCGAGCTGGATGCGGAAGAGCATCACGGGATGCCCTCCGCGCTGCTGATGGAGAACGCGGGGCGGGGGCTCGCCGAGGTGGCCCGGAGCGTGGCCGGCCCGGAGGGGCGCGTCACCGTGCTGTGCGGCCCTGGGAACAACGGCGGGGACGGGCTGGTCGCGGCGCGCTTCCTCCAGGAGGGTGGGGCGCGCGTGCTCGTGGCGCTGGTGGGGGACGCGGCGAAGCTGACCGTGGAGTCGAAGCGGAATCTCGCGGCGCTGAAGGGCTTCGGCGTGGTGCCCCGCTCGCTGGCGTCGCTGCCGGAGTTGGGGCACGGCGACGTGGTGGTGGATGCGCTGTTCGGCACGGGGCTGAGCCGTGCGCCGGCCGGGGAGTTCGCCGAGGCGATTGGCGCGATTTCCCGCTGGCGGTTCGCGGGGGCGAAGGTGGTGGCGGCGGACGTGCCCTCGGGCCTGCAGAGCGACACGGGCGAGCCCTTCTCGCCGTGCGTGGAGGCGGATGTCACGGTGGCCTTCGGCTTCCTCAAGCCGGGGCAGGTGCTGGAGCCCGGGGCCTCGCTGTGCGGGCGGGTGCGGCGGGTGGACATCGGCATGGGCGGCGAGGCCTCGAAGGACCTGTCCGGGCCGAAGCTGCTGGTGGTGGAGGAGGCGGACGCGCGCGCCACGCTGCCGGTGCGCCGGGCGGACTCGCACAAGGGCACCTTCGGGCACGTGCTGGTGGTGGCGGGGAGCCGGGGGAAGACGGGCGCGGCGGCGCTGGTGGCGAAGTCGGCGCTGCGCTCGGGCGCGGGGCTCGTCACGGTGGCGGCGCGCGGGGATGCGCTGGACACGATTCAGTCGCACTCGGCGGAAATCATGGGCACGCCCCTGGACGGCACAGGGCCGCTGGGGCTGAGCGACCTGAACGCGCTGCTGGCGGCGGCCGAGGGCAAGGATGCGCTCGTCATGGGGCCCGGGATTCCGCGCGGCCCGGAGACGGGAGCGCTGATTGGCGAGCTGCTGTCGCGGCTGGAGCTGCCGGCGGTGCTGGATGCGGACGCACTCAACGCGGTGGCCACGGACCTGTCGGTGCTGCGGAAGGCGAAGGGGCCGGTGGTGCTCACGCCGCACCCGGGAGAGATGGCGCGGCTGACGGGGAAGCCGACGAAGGAGGTCCAGACGCGGCGGCTGGAGCTGGTGAAGCAGCTGTCCTCGGGGCTCGGGGTGACGGTGGTGCTGAAGGGTGACAGGACGCTGACGGCCCATCCGGATGGGCGCGTGTTCATCAACACCACGGGGAACCCGGGCATGGCCACGGGAGGCTCGGGGGACGTGCTGTCGGGCCTGTGCGGTGCGTTCCTGGCCCAGGGCTTTCCGATGCCGGACGCGGTGTGGACGGCGGTGTATGCGCATGGGCTCGCTGGTGATATGGCGGCGGCACGGCGCGGGCAGCTGGGGCTGATTGCCGGAGACCTGGTGGAGCAGGGGCTGTGTGATTTGTGGGTCCGGTGGGGCCGATGA
- a CDS encoding pirin family protein yields the protein MMTVRPSEARGHANHGWLDSHHTFSFGSYYAPDNMGFRALRVINEDRVTAGEGFDTHPHRDMEIITYPLSGAIAHRDSTGGDGLLRAGEVQRMTAGTGVMHSEMNGSDQDLHFLQIWIIPERRGLKPGYEQKAFPESERQGRWRVVASPDAREGSLTVHQDVSLHSTLLGVGEQAEYTLAPGRHAWLQLARGKGTLNGLELKAGDGVAVSEESRLVLTATEPVEALLFDLA from the coding sequence ATGATGACCGTTCGACCCTCTGAAGCCCGCGGACATGCCAACCACGGCTGGCTGGACTCCCACCACACCTTCTCGTTCGGGAGCTACTACGCCCCCGACAACATGGGCTTCCGCGCCCTGCGCGTCATCAACGAGGACCGTGTCACGGCCGGCGAGGGCTTCGACACGCACCCCCACCGCGACATGGAAATCATCACCTACCCCCTCAGCGGGGCCATTGCCCACCGTGACAGCACGGGCGGCGACGGGCTGCTGCGCGCGGGTGAGGTGCAGCGGATGACGGCCGGCACCGGTGTCATGCACAGCGAGATGAACGGCTCGGACCAGGACCTGCACTTCCTGCAGATCTGGATCATCCCCGAGCGGCGCGGCCTGAAGCCCGGCTACGAGCAGAAGGCGTTTCCGGAGTCCGAGCGGCAGGGACGCTGGCGCGTGGTGGCCAGCCCCGACGCGCGCGAGGGCAGCCTCACCGTGCACCAGGACGTGTCGCTGCACAGCACGCTCCTGGGCGTGGGCGAGCAGGCCGAGTACACGCTGGCCCCCGGCCGCCACGCCTGGCTGCAGCTGGCCCGCGGCAAGGGCACGCTCAACGGCCTGGAGCTGAAGGCCGGTGACGGCGTGGCCGTGTCCGAGGAGTCTCGGCTGGTCCTCACCGCCACCGAGCCCGTCGAGGCGCTGCTCTTCGACCTGGCCTGA
- a CDS encoding pyridoxine 5'-phosphate synthase, which translates to MGQRLGVNVDHVATLRQARRTTYPDPVTAAAMAELAGAQQITIHLREDRRHIQDRDLRILRETVQTLLNLEMAATAEMVKIAYEHKPDVVTLVPERREELTTEGGLEVAGQREHVAKIIKNLKDGEIVVSLFIDPDLDQVRASHKVNADRIELHTGRYCEARNEKERARELARIVDAAKAGTKLGMGVAAGHGLNYDNVQAIARIAEIDELNIGHAIVGRAVLVGFDRAVREMLDLMRNPG; encoded by the coding sequence ATGGGACAGCGACTGGGTGTCAACGTGGACCATGTGGCGACGCTGCGGCAGGCGCGGCGAACCACGTACCCGGATCCGGTGACGGCGGCGGCCATGGCCGAGCTGGCCGGCGCGCAGCAGATCACCATCCACCTGCGCGAGGACCGGCGCCACATCCAGGACCGCGATTTGCGCATCCTCCGCGAGACGGTGCAGACGCTGCTCAATCTCGAGATGGCGGCCACCGCGGAGATGGTGAAGATCGCCTACGAGCACAAGCCGGACGTGGTGACGCTGGTGCCCGAGCGGCGCGAGGAGCTCACCACCGAGGGTGGCCTGGAAGTCGCGGGCCAGCGCGAGCACGTCGCGAAGATCATCAAGAACCTCAAGGACGGGGAGATTGTCGTCTCGCTGTTCATCGACCCGGACCTGGACCAGGTGCGGGCGTCGCACAAGGTGAACGCGGACCGCATCGAGCTGCACACCGGCCGCTACTGCGAGGCGCGCAACGAGAAGGAGCGTGCGCGGGAGCTGGCGCGAATCGTGGACGCGGCCAAGGCGGGCACGAAGCTGGGCATGGGCGTGGCCGCGGGCCACGGGCTCAACTACGACAACGTGCAGGCCATTGCCCGAATCGCTGAAATCGACGAGCTGAACATCGGCCACGCGATTGTGGGGCGCGCGGTGCTGGTGGGCTTCGACCGCGCGGTGCGGGAGATGTTGGACCTGATGCGCAACCCGGGGTAG
- the acpS gene encoding holo-ACP synthase: MGIVGLGLDICSISRIQRIMEGPRAEAFLNRVYTAEERALCGQRHDAASAYAARWAAKEALVKALGAPPGIRWKDMEVRRDGGPPYFALSGVALEVMEARGLEAFLALSHDAGVAAATVVLQKKGE; the protein is encoded by the coding sequence ATGGGAATCGTCGGCCTCGGCCTGGACATCTGCTCCATCTCCCGCATCCAGCGCATCATGGAGGGGCCGCGCGCGGAGGCCTTCCTGAACCGCGTGTACACGGCGGAGGAGCGGGCGCTGTGCGGCCAGCGGCATGACGCGGCCAGCGCGTACGCGGCGCGCTGGGCGGCCAAGGAGGCCCTGGTGAAGGCCCTGGGCGCGCCTCCGGGCATCCGCTGGAAGGACATGGAGGTGCGGCGGGACGGTGGCCCGCCGTACTTCGCGCTGTCCGGGGTGGCGTTGGAGGTGATGGAGGCGCGGGGGTTGGAGGCCTTCCTCGCGCTGTCGCATGACGCCGGCGTGGCGGCAGCCACGGTGGTGCTCCAGAAGAAGGGGGAGTGA
- the tsaE gene encoding tRNA (adenosine(37)-N6)-threonylcarbamoyltransferase complex ATPase subunit type 1 TsaE, producing the protein MSSETATRVKTLRLESPEETHALGVRLGKLLRPGDFVGLIGELGAGKTHLARGVAEGAEVPRSEVASPTFAIVYPYSGRIPLYHADLYRLANYDDLYSTGFLDMVESGDGASLVEWLDRIPAAAPREFLRVTLRHTGGDARELTAEAFGARPAVLLDAWMS; encoded by the coding sequence ATGAGCAGCGAGACCGCGACGCGAGTGAAGACGCTGCGCCTGGAGTCTCCCGAGGAGACGCATGCGCTGGGCGTGCGGCTGGGCAAGCTGCTACGGCCGGGTGACTTCGTGGGGCTGATTGGCGAGCTGGGCGCGGGGAAGACACACCTGGCGCGCGGCGTGGCCGAGGGCGCGGAAGTGCCTCGCTCGGAGGTGGCCAGTCCCACGTTTGCGATTGTGTATCCGTACTCGGGAAGAATTCCGCTGTACCACGCGGACCTGTACCGGCTGGCGAACTACGACGACCTGTACTCCACCGGCTTCCTGGACATGGTGGAGAGCGGGGACGGGGCCTCGTTGGTGGAGTGGCTGGACCGGATTCCGGCGGCTGCGCCCCGTGAGTTCCTGCGCGTGACGTTGCGGCACACAGGCGGCGATGCGCGCGAGCTCACGGCTGAGGCCTTCGGGGCACGGCCGGCAGTGTTGCTCGACGCGTGGATGTCTTGA
- the tilS gene encoding tRNA lysidine(34) synthetase TilS produces the protein MPRIDLPPQPLTKTLEAAYKRLGLEGRSVLLAVSGGADSTALLVGTVRVAPRLGLRVEAATLDHGLRPGAEAEVRAVEGLAARLGVPCHARVLEVGAGTGLEARAREARYAMLETVRRERGLDVVATAHTASDQAETLLMRLARGTALRGAGGIHASRPGLVRPLLDRTRDEVVAFLEAEGVGFWTDPMNSDPLFFRTRIREDVLPALSRAAGYRVEARLAAFARHAAEDDALLTRLAEEAWRRLLLHDESLDAVGVRALEPPLRRRVLVRLLERDGLPVDDATLLRVLSAVERGRNTPLGQGYELRAVGGRVRTFRPRPPVAPAELHLEGEGARGALDGTGWRFSVARGPPPTGMHGLVLAEGTLWPLTVRTRQPGDRLRMAAGQRKLQDLLVDLRVPEETRGTWPVVVDAGGQVLWLPGLWAPASTGVPSGHSLWAAPPGASIQRPPSL, from the coding sequence ATGCCCCGCATTGACCTCCCACCGCAGCCTCTGACGAAGACCTTGGAGGCGGCCTACAAGCGCCTCGGCCTCGAGGGGCGCTCGGTGCTGCTCGCCGTCTCAGGAGGCGCTGACTCCACCGCACTGCTGGTCGGCACCGTGCGCGTGGCGCCCCGCCTGGGGCTGCGCGTGGAGGCCGCCACGCTGGACCATGGCCTGAGGCCCGGGGCCGAGGCAGAGGTGCGGGCAGTCGAGGGCCTGGCCGCCCGCCTGGGCGTGCCGTGCCATGCGCGGGTGCTGGAGGTGGGCGCGGGCACGGGCCTCGAGGCGAGGGCGCGCGAGGCCCGCTACGCGATGCTGGAGACGGTGCGGCGCGAGCGTGGGCTGGACGTGGTGGCCACCGCTCACACGGCGAGCGACCAGGCGGAGACGCTGCTGATGCGGCTCGCGCGCGGCACGGCGCTGCGGGGCGCGGGTGGAATCCACGCCTCGCGTCCGGGGCTCGTCCGTCCGCTCCTGGACCGTACGCGCGACGAGGTGGTCGCCTTCCTGGAGGCGGAGGGTGTCGGCTTCTGGACAGACCCGATGAACTCGGACCCGCTCTTCTTCCGGACGCGCATCCGGGAGGACGTGCTGCCGGCCCTGTCGCGCGCCGCGGGCTACCGCGTGGAGGCGCGGCTGGCGGCCTTCGCCCGGCATGCGGCGGAGGACGACGCGCTGCTGACGCGCCTGGCGGAGGAGGCGTGGCGGCGGCTGCTGCTGCACGACGAAAGCCTGGATGCCGTGGGGGTGCGCGCGCTGGAGCCGCCGCTGCGGCGGCGGGTGCTCGTCCGCCTGCTCGAGAGGGACGGCCTGCCAGTGGATGACGCCACGCTGCTGCGCGTGCTGAGCGCGGTGGAGCGGGGGCGCAACACCCCGCTGGGGCAGGGCTACGAGCTGCGCGCCGTCGGCGGGCGGGTCCGCACCTTCCGTCCCCGCCCGCCCGTGGCCCCGGCGGAGCTGCACCTGGAGGGTGAGGGCGCGCGGGGAGCGCTGGACGGAACGGGCTGGCGCTTCTCCGTGGCGCGCGGACCGCCGCCGACGGGCATGCACGGGCTTGTGCTCGCCGAGGGGACGCTGTGGCCGCTCACCGTGCGGACACGCCAACCGGGCGACCGCCTCCGGATGGCGGCGGGACAACGAAAGCTCCAGGACCTGTTGGTGGACCTTCGGGTGCCGGAGGAAACGCGCGGTACGTGGCCGGTGGTGGTGGACGCCGGGGGGCAGGTGCTGTGGCTCCCCGGGTTGTGGGCACCCGCGTCAACAGGAGTTCCTTCCGGACACTCCCTGTGGGCGGCACCTCCGGGTGCGAGCATTCAGCGGCCCCCTTCGTTATAG
- the ftsH gene encoding ATP-dependent zinc metalloprotease FtsH codes for MRSTYKTIGLWVILIVLFVAFYNFFSQGNDQVQEPSFTQLLSKVEEKKVKEVAVKGNTYSGKFVDTSEKFRTTGPAPDAAMLNQLRANGVDVKYEREEQNSLWLTILGQWMPVVFLFLFFIFFMRQLQGGSGKAMTFGKSKAKLLSESHNKVTFADVAGVDECKEELEEIVAFLKDPKKFTKLGGRIPKGVLMMGPPGTGKTLLARAVAGEAGVPFFSISGSDFVEMFVGVGASRVRDLFEQGKKNAPCIIFIDEIDAVGRHRGAGLGGGHDEREQTLNQLLVEMDGFESNDGVILIAATNRPDVLDPALQRPGRFDRRIVVPRPDLKGRLGVLKVHTRRVPLAPEVELEVIARGTPGMTGADLENLVNESALMAARQNKERVDLSDFEAAKDKVFMGPERRSMIMTEKEKRNTAVHEAGHALLAKLLPGCDPLHKVTIIPRGQALGVTWSLPTEDKINGYKKQMLDQISMAMGGRIAEELMFNEMSSGAANDIERATETARAMVCRWGMSEKMGPLAFGKSDGEVFMGRDFNSSKDYSEDTARQIDMEVRSIVVGCYDNGKRLLTENLEALKRVAEALVEYETLDAEDVNILLQGGQLTRERPPPRVNAPPKATEKKDKRKILDALDAIPTMEPKKA; via the coding sequence GTGCGTTCGACCTACAAGACCATCGGGCTCTGGGTCATCCTGATCGTCCTCTTCGTCGCCTTCTACAACTTCTTCTCCCAGGGCAATGACCAGGTCCAGGAGCCATCCTTCACGCAGCTGCTGTCGAAGGTGGAGGAGAAGAAGGTCAAGGAAGTCGCCGTCAAGGGCAACACCTACTCCGGCAAGTTCGTCGATACGAGTGAGAAGTTCCGTACGACGGGCCCCGCGCCGGACGCGGCCATGCTCAACCAGCTCCGCGCCAACGGCGTGGACGTGAAGTACGAGCGGGAGGAGCAGAACAGCCTCTGGCTCACCATCCTCGGCCAGTGGATGCCGGTGGTCTTCCTGTTCCTCTTCTTCATCTTCTTCATGCGCCAGCTGCAGGGTGGTAGCGGCAAGGCCATGACCTTCGGCAAGTCGAAGGCGAAGCTCCTCAGCGAGAGCCACAACAAGGTCACCTTCGCGGACGTGGCCGGCGTGGACGAGTGCAAGGAGGAGCTGGAGGAGATTGTCGCCTTCCTCAAGGACCCGAAGAAGTTCACCAAGCTGGGCGGTCGCATCCCCAAGGGCGTGCTGATGATGGGCCCCCCGGGAACGGGCAAGACGCTGCTCGCCCGAGCGGTGGCCGGTGAGGCCGGTGTTCCGTTCTTCTCCATCTCCGGCTCGGACTTCGTGGAGATGTTCGTGGGCGTCGGCGCCAGCCGTGTCCGGGACTTGTTCGAGCAGGGCAAGAAGAACGCCCCCTGCATCATCTTCATCGACGAGATCGACGCCGTCGGCCGCCACCGTGGCGCCGGCCTGGGCGGCGGTCACGACGAGCGCGAGCAGACGCTCAACCAGCTGCTCGTGGAGATGGACGGCTTCGAGTCCAACGACGGCGTCATCCTGATTGCCGCCACCAACCGTCCGGACGTGCTGGACCCTGCCCTGCAGCGTCCCGGCCGCTTCGACCGGCGCATCGTGGTGCCGCGCCCCGACCTGAAGGGCCGCCTGGGCGTCCTCAAGGTGCACACCCGGCGCGTGCCGCTGGCTCCGGAAGTGGAGCTCGAGGTCATCGCCCGCGGTACGCCGGGCATGACGGGCGCGGACCTGGAGAACCTGGTGAACGAGTCGGCGCTCATGGCCGCGCGGCAGAACAAGGAGCGCGTGGACCTGAGCGACTTCGAGGCCGCCAAGGACAAGGTGTTCATGGGCCCGGAGCGCCGGTCCATGATCATGACCGAGAAGGAGAAGCGGAACACCGCCGTCCACGAGGCGGGCCACGCGCTGCTGGCCAAGCTCCTCCCGGGTTGTGACCCGCTCCACAAGGTCACCATCATCCCGCGCGGCCAGGCCCTGGGCGTCACCTGGAGCCTGCCCACCGAGGACAAGATCAACGGCTACAAGAAGCAGATGCTCGACCAGATCTCCATGGCCATGGGCGGCCGCATCGCCGAAGAGCTCATGTTCAACGAGATGAGCAGCGGCGCGGCGAACGACATCGAGCGCGCCACCGAGACGGCGCGCGCCATGGTGTGCCGCTGGGGCATGAGCGAGAAGATGGGCCCGCTGGCGTTCGGCAAGAGCGACGGTGAGGTGTTCATGGGCCGCGACTTCAACTCGTCCAAGGACTACTCCGAGGACACCGCGCGGCAGATCGACATGGAGGTCCGCTCCATCGTCGTGGGCTGCTACGACAACGGCAAGCGCCTGCTGACCGAGAACCTCGAGGCCCTCAAGCGCGTCGCCGAGGCGCTGGTGGAGTACGAGACGCTGGACGCCGAGGACGTGAACATCCTCCTCCAGGGCGGCCAGCTCACCCGTGAGCGTCCGCCTCCGCGCGTCAACGCTCCGCCGAAGGCGACGGAGAAGAAGGACAAGCGGAAGATCCTCGACGCGCTCGATGCGATTCCGACGATGGAGCCGAAGAAGGCGTAG